A window from Mytilus galloprovincialis chromosome 8, xbMytGall1.hap1.1, whole genome shotgun sequence encodes these proteins:
- the LOC143042047 gene encoding large ribosomal subunit protein uL6-like, translating to MKILNSNQSVIIPEGLTGKVRSRKVTITGPRGTLVREFRHLAVDISMPKSNTIKVEKWFGKRKELAAVRTVCSHIDNMIKGVTKGYLYKMRSVYAHFPINVVLLDNGTAVEIRNFLGEKFNRKVNMLSGVTIKASTAKDEFLLEGNDIELVSRSAALIQQSTTVKDKDIRKFLDGIYVSEKTTAQ from the exons ATGAAGATCCTGAACTCTAACCAGTCTGTCATTATTCCTGAAGGAC ttacagggaaggtacgATCCCGTAAGGTGACTATCACTGGACCAAGAGGGACCCTCGTAAGAGAATTCCGCCATCTTGCTGTGGATATCAGTATGCCAAAGTCGAACACAATTAAAGTAGAGAAGTGGTTTGGCAAAAGAAAAGAGTTGGCTGCTGTGAGAACTGTATGCAGTCATATTGATAACATGATTAAAGGGGTAACCAAG ggCTATTTGTACAAAATGAGATCAGTATATGCCCATTTCCCCATCAACGTTGTTTTACTTGACAATGGAACAGCTGTAGAAATCAGAAACTTTCTTGGTGAAAAGTTCAACCGAAAAGTCAACATGTTGAGTGGTGTAACCATTAAGGCCTCAACCGCTAAAGATGAATTTTTACTGGAAGGCAACGATATTGAATTAGTTTCCCGATCAG CTGCTTTGATCCAACAGTCAACAACAGTCAAGGACAAGGATATCAGAAAATTCTTGGATGGTATCTATGTGTCAGAAAAGACCACAGCACAGTGA
- the LOC143042056 gene encoding protein YIPF6-like, giving the protein MADVDFHEQEGMNDVSLEGDISAPGLKTDDDEFNTLDEPVKDTILRDLKAVGIKFWHVLYPKQSKTLLKEWDLWGPLVLCVFMAMMLEGSHGESDKVSDGGPQFAEVFVIYWVGAMVVTLNTKLLGGNISFFQSICVLGYCVCPLTVSLIICRLILIAQQTTPLFVIRFIVVVVAFAWSTFASTAFLAESQPSKRKALAVYPIFLFYFVISWLIISHT; this is encoded by the exons ATGGCTGACGTGGATTTTCATGAACAGGAG gGGATGAATGATGTCTCCTTGGAGGGTGACATTTCAGCTCCAGGCTTGAAAACAGATGATGACGAATTTAATACCCTCGATGAACCTGTCAAAGATACTATA TTACGAGATTTGAAAGCAGTAGGAATCAAATTTTGGCATGTGTTATATCCAAAACAGAGTAAAACATTATTAAAAGAAT gGGATCTGTGGGGACCTCTGGTTTTATGTGTATTTATGGCAAT GATGTTAGAGGGATCACATGGTGAAAGTGACAAAGTATCAGACGGCGGACCACAGTTTGCAGAAGTTTTTGTTATTTACTGGGTTGGAGCTATGGTTGTCacattaaatacaaaattattagGGGGTAATAT ATCATTTTTCCAGAGTATTTGTGTACTGGGTTACTGTGTGTGTCCATTAACTGTTTCCTTGATTATATGTCGACTTATATTAATTGCTCAGCAGACAACACCACTGTTTGTCATTAGATTTATTGTTGTGGTCGTGGCATTTGCATGGTCAACTTTTG CATCTACAGCATTTTTAGCAGAATCACAGCCTTCTAAAAGAAAAGCTTTAGCAGTATATCCAATATTTCTGTTCTATTTTGTAATAAGTTGGTTAATTATTTCACATACATGA